Proteins from one Coregonus clupeaformis isolate EN_2021a chromosome 25, ASM2061545v1, whole genome shotgun sequence genomic window:
- the si:dkey-248g15.3 gene encoding probable H/ACA ribonucleoprotein complex subunit 1 produces the protein MSDPAKTPVEPAAGSDDGKKGKGGKGHAHGKGGEHGGDHGGDHKGKAGDHGGKGGDHGGKGGDHGGKGGDHGGKGGRGGH, from the exons ATGAGTGATCCAG CAAAGACACCG GTGGAGCCCGCCGCTGGGTCTGATGAC GGAAAGAAGGGAAAAGGTGGAAAAGGCCATGCGCATGGAAAAGGAGGCGAGCATGGAGGAGATCATGGAGGCGACCATAAAGGAAAAGCAGGAGACCacggaggaaaaggaggagaccacggaggaaaaggaggagaccacggaggaaaaggaggagaccACGGAGGAAAGGGAGGTCGTGGCGGACATTAA
- the LOC121539218 gene encoding C-1-tetrahydrofolate synthase, cytoplasmic isoform X2 yields the protein MKTQDPNFRPGLVVLQVGDRDDSNLYISMKLKAAAEIGINATHLRLPKTATEDEVLHSIMEVNENSAIHGLIVQLPLDSIHKIDTEKVTNVVAPEKDVDGLTSINAGKLSRGDLGDCFIPCTPNGCMELIRQTGVSVAGKRAVVIGRSKIVGAPMHDLLLWNHATVTTCHSKTADLAAEVGRADILVVGIGKAEMVKGDWVKKGAVVIDCGINHIPDETRPSGKRVVGDVHYSSAKEQAGFITPVPGGVGPMTVAMLMQNTVLSAKRFMASHQPGKWSITYTKLNLQKPVPSDIVISRSCVPKPIDRLATEVGLLSDEVELYGKTKAKVQLDIINRLRAQPDGKYVVVTGITPTPLGEGKSTTTIGLVQALGAHMKLNVFACVRQPSQGPTFGIKGGAAGGGYSQVIPMEEFNLHLTGDIHAITAANNLVAAAIDARMFHEATQTDKALYNRLVPLSGGQRTFSPIQINRLKRLGIEKTDPTTLTEEEITRFARLDMDPDSITWNRVLDTNDRFLRKITIGQSPTEKGHTREAQFSITVASEIMAVLALTSSLKDMRQRLAKMVVATSRSGQPITTEDLGVSGALTVLMRDAIKPNLMQTLEGTPVFVHAGPFANIAHGNSSILADKIALKLVGPEGFVVTEAGFGADIGMEKFFNIKCRYSGLRPHVVVLVATVRALKMHGGGPTVTAGMALPKEYVEENLELLEKGCSNMRKQVENARHFGVPVVVAVNAFKTDTESELDLICSLAKEVGAFDAVRCSHWAEGGAGAVALGQAVQRASEAPSDFKFLYDVELPIADKIRIIAQKIYGADDIELLPDAQHKVALYTKQGFGNLPICMAKTHLSLSHEADKKGVPTGFILPIRDIRASVGAGFLYPLVGTMPTIPGLPTRPCFYDIDLDPETEQVNGLF from the exons ATGAAGACGCAGGACCCTAATTTTCGACCAGGTCTGGTTGTGTTACAG GTGGGGGACAGAGATGATTCAAACCTCTACATCAGCATGAAGCTGAAAGCAGCAGCTGAG ATTGGAATTAATGCCACACACCTGAGGCTCCCCAAGACTGCCACAGAGGATGAG GTGCTGCACAGCATTATGGAGGTGAATGAGAATTCTGCTATCCATGGCCTCATCGTTCAGCTGCCTCTGGACTCCATCCACAAAATAGATACTGAGAAGGTGACCAACGTTGTGGCCCCAGAGAAGGATGTGGATGG tctgacCAGTATAAATGCAGGGAAACTGTCCCGGGGGGACCTGGGTGACTGTTTCATCCCCTGTACTCCTAACGGCTGCATGGAGCTCATCAGACAGACTG GTGTTTCTGTGGCCGGGAAAAGAGCTGTGGTGATTGGCCGCAGTAAGATTGTGGGCGCGCCCATGCATGACCTGCTGCTGTGGAACCACGCTACCGTGACAACCTGCCACTCAAAGACTGCTGACCTCGCTGCTGAG GTGGGCAGAGCAGACATCTTGGTGGTTGGGATTGGGAAAGCAGAGATGGTGAAGGGGGATTGGGTGAAGAAGGGAGCGGTGGTCATCGACTGCGGCATTAATCACATCCCAG ATGAGACGCGGCCCAGTGGGAAGCGCGTAGTGGGGGATGTGCACTACTCCTCTGCTAAGGAACAGGCTGGCTTCATCACTCCAGTACCAGGAGGAGTGGGTCCCATGACTGTGGCCATGCTCATGCAG AACACAGTGCTGAGTGCCAAGCGCTTCATGGCGTCTCACCAGCCAGGCAAGTGGAGCATCACCTACACCAAGCTCAACCTGCAGAAGCCTGTGCCAAG TGACATCGTGATCTCGCGTTCCTGCGTGCCCAAGCCCATCGACCGGCTGGCCACGGAGGTGGGGCTGCTGTCGGACGAGGTGGAGCTCTATGGGAAGACCAAGGCCAAGGTGCAGCTGGACATCATCAATCGCCTGCGGGCACAGCCTGATGGGAAATACGTGGTGGTCACTGG AATCACCCCCACCCCACTGGGAGAGGGAAAGAGCACCACCACCATAGGACTGGTCCAGGCTCTGGGGGCTCACATGAAGCTCAACGTCTTCGCCTGTGTCCGCCAGCCCTCCCAAGGCCCCACCTTCGGAATCAAAG GAGGTGCTGCTGGAGGTGGATATTCTCAAGTCATTCCCATGGAGGAG TTCAACCTCCACCTCACTGGAGACATCCACGCCATCACTGCTGCCAACAACCTGGTGGCGGCTGCCATCGACGCCCGTATGTTCCATGAAGCCACCCAAACAGACAAG GCTTTATATAACCGTCTGGTCCCTCTTAGTGGAGGTCAGAGGACATTCTCCCCCATCCAGATAAACAGATTAAAG AGACTGGGCATTGAGAAGACTGACCCCACCACTCTGACCGAGGAGGAGATAACCCGCTTTGCCCGACTAGACATGGACCCAGACTCCATCACCTGGAACAGAG TGTTAGACACCAATGATCGTTTCCTGAGGAAGATCACAATTGGCCAATCGCCGACTGAGAAAGGACACACTAgggag GCTCAGTTCAGCATCACTGTGGCCAGTGAGATCATGGCCGTGCTGGCTCTCACCAGCAGCCTGAAGGACATGCGCCAGCGCCTGGCCAAGATGGTGGTGGCCACCAGCCGCAGTGGGCAGCCCATCACCACAGAGGACCTG GGTGTGAGTGGAGCCCTGACTGTGCTGATGAGGGATGCCATCAAGCCCAACCTGATGCAAACGCTGGAG GGAACCCCCGTGTTCGTCCACGCCGGACCTTTCGCCAACATCGCCCACGGCAACTCCTCCATCCTGGCTGATAAGATAGCCCTGAAGCTGGTCGGCCCAGAGGGATTTGTGG TGACGGAGGCTGGGTTCGGCGCTGACATCGGTATGGAGAAATTCTTCAACATAAAATGCCGCTACTCCGGCCTGCGGCCTCACGTGGTGGTGCTGGTGGCCACTGTCCGAGCCCTGAAGATGCATGGAGGCGGGCCAACG GTTACTGCTGGGATGGCACTGCCCAAAGAATATGTGGAAGAG AACCTTGAGCTGCTGGAGAAGGGCTGCAGTAACATGAGGAAACAGGTGGAGAATGCCAGGCACTTTGGAGTGCCAGTGGTGGTGGCTGTCAACGCTTTCAA GACGGACACTGAATCAGAGCTGGACCTGATCTGCAGCCTGGCCAAGGAAGTGGGGGCCTTTGATGCGGTGCGCTGCTCTCACTGGGCTGAAGGGGGTGCTGGTGCCGTGGCCTTGGGACAAGCTGTGCAGAGGGCTTCTGAGGCCCCCAGTGACTTCAAGTTCCTCTATGATGTGGAG CTGCCCATTGCGGATAAGATCAGGATCATTGCTCAGAAGATCTATGGAGCTGATGACATAGAGCTGCTGCCAGATGCCCAGCACAAGGTGGCGCTCTACACAAAACAG GGCTTTGGGAATCTGCCCATCTGCATGGCAAAGACCCACCTGTCCCTGTCCCACGAGGCGGATAAGAAGGGCGTGCCCACAGGGTTCATCCTGCCCATCAGAGACATCCGTGCCAGTGTGGGTGCTGGGTTCCTCTACCCTCTGGTTGGCACG ATGCCCACGATTCCAGGGCTGCCCACAAGGCCCTGTTTCTATGACATTGACCTAGACCCTGAGACTGAGCAGGTCAACGGACTCTTCTAA
- the LOC121539218 gene encoding C-1-tetrahydrofolate synthase, cytoplasmic isoform X1: protein MSAQIISGKEVSAQVRERLKKDVEQMKTQDPNFRPGLVVLQVGDRDDSNLYISMKLKAAAEIGINATHLRLPKTATEDEVLHSIMEVNENSAIHGLIVQLPLDSIHKIDTEKVTNVVAPEKDVDGLTSINAGKLSRGDLGDCFIPCTPNGCMELIRQTGVSVAGKRAVVIGRSKIVGAPMHDLLLWNHATVTTCHSKTADLAAEVGRADILVVGIGKAEMVKGDWVKKGAVVIDCGINHIPDETRPSGKRVVGDVHYSSAKEQAGFITPVPGGVGPMTVAMLMQNTVLSAKRFMASHQPGKWSITYTKLNLQKPVPSDIVISRSCVPKPIDRLATEVGLLSDEVELYGKTKAKVQLDIINRLRAQPDGKYVVVTGITPTPLGEGKSTTTIGLVQALGAHMKLNVFACVRQPSQGPTFGIKGGAAGGGYSQVIPMEEFNLHLTGDIHAITAANNLVAAAIDARMFHEATQTDKALYNRLVPLSGGQRTFSPIQINRLKRLGIEKTDPTTLTEEEITRFARLDMDPDSITWNRVLDTNDRFLRKITIGQSPTEKGHTREAQFSITVASEIMAVLALTSSLKDMRQRLAKMVVATSRSGQPITTEDLGVSGALTVLMRDAIKPNLMQTLEGTPVFVHAGPFANIAHGNSSILADKIALKLVGPEGFVVTEAGFGADIGMEKFFNIKCRYSGLRPHVVVLVATVRALKMHGGGPTVTAGMALPKEYVEENLELLEKGCSNMRKQVENARHFGVPVVVAVNAFKTDTESELDLICSLAKEVGAFDAVRCSHWAEGGAGAVALGQAVQRASEAPSDFKFLYDVELPIADKIRIIAQKIYGADDIELLPDAQHKVALYTKQGFGNLPICMAKTHLSLSHEADKKGVPTGFILPIRDIRASVGAGFLYPLVGTMPTIPGLPTRPCFYDIDLDPETEQVNGLF from the exons GCAGGTGAGGGAGAGGCTGAAGAAGGATGTGGAGCAGATGAAGACGCAGGACCCTAATTTTCGACCAGGTCTGGTTGTGTTACAG GTGGGGGACAGAGATGATTCAAACCTCTACATCAGCATGAAGCTGAAAGCAGCAGCTGAG ATTGGAATTAATGCCACACACCTGAGGCTCCCCAAGACTGCCACAGAGGATGAG GTGCTGCACAGCATTATGGAGGTGAATGAGAATTCTGCTATCCATGGCCTCATCGTTCAGCTGCCTCTGGACTCCATCCACAAAATAGATACTGAGAAGGTGACCAACGTTGTGGCCCCAGAGAAGGATGTGGATGG tctgacCAGTATAAATGCAGGGAAACTGTCCCGGGGGGACCTGGGTGACTGTTTCATCCCCTGTACTCCTAACGGCTGCATGGAGCTCATCAGACAGACTG GTGTTTCTGTGGCCGGGAAAAGAGCTGTGGTGATTGGCCGCAGTAAGATTGTGGGCGCGCCCATGCATGACCTGCTGCTGTGGAACCACGCTACCGTGACAACCTGCCACTCAAAGACTGCTGACCTCGCTGCTGAG GTGGGCAGAGCAGACATCTTGGTGGTTGGGATTGGGAAAGCAGAGATGGTGAAGGGGGATTGGGTGAAGAAGGGAGCGGTGGTCATCGACTGCGGCATTAATCACATCCCAG ATGAGACGCGGCCCAGTGGGAAGCGCGTAGTGGGGGATGTGCACTACTCCTCTGCTAAGGAACAGGCTGGCTTCATCACTCCAGTACCAGGAGGAGTGGGTCCCATGACTGTGGCCATGCTCATGCAG AACACAGTGCTGAGTGCCAAGCGCTTCATGGCGTCTCACCAGCCAGGCAAGTGGAGCATCACCTACACCAAGCTCAACCTGCAGAAGCCTGTGCCAAG TGACATCGTGATCTCGCGTTCCTGCGTGCCCAAGCCCATCGACCGGCTGGCCACGGAGGTGGGGCTGCTGTCGGACGAGGTGGAGCTCTATGGGAAGACCAAGGCCAAGGTGCAGCTGGACATCATCAATCGCCTGCGGGCACAGCCTGATGGGAAATACGTGGTGGTCACTGG AATCACCCCCACCCCACTGGGAGAGGGAAAGAGCACCACCACCATAGGACTGGTCCAGGCTCTGGGGGCTCACATGAAGCTCAACGTCTTCGCCTGTGTCCGCCAGCCCTCCCAAGGCCCCACCTTCGGAATCAAAG GAGGTGCTGCTGGAGGTGGATATTCTCAAGTCATTCCCATGGAGGAG TTCAACCTCCACCTCACTGGAGACATCCACGCCATCACTGCTGCCAACAACCTGGTGGCGGCTGCCATCGACGCCCGTATGTTCCATGAAGCCACCCAAACAGACAAG GCTTTATATAACCGTCTGGTCCCTCTTAGTGGAGGTCAGAGGACATTCTCCCCCATCCAGATAAACAGATTAAAG AGACTGGGCATTGAGAAGACTGACCCCACCACTCTGACCGAGGAGGAGATAACCCGCTTTGCCCGACTAGACATGGACCCAGACTCCATCACCTGGAACAGAG TGTTAGACACCAATGATCGTTTCCTGAGGAAGATCACAATTGGCCAATCGCCGACTGAGAAAGGACACACTAgggag GCTCAGTTCAGCATCACTGTGGCCAGTGAGATCATGGCCGTGCTGGCTCTCACCAGCAGCCTGAAGGACATGCGCCAGCGCCTGGCCAAGATGGTGGTGGCCACCAGCCGCAGTGGGCAGCCCATCACCACAGAGGACCTG GGTGTGAGTGGAGCCCTGACTGTGCTGATGAGGGATGCCATCAAGCCCAACCTGATGCAAACGCTGGAG GGAACCCCCGTGTTCGTCCACGCCGGACCTTTCGCCAACATCGCCCACGGCAACTCCTCCATCCTGGCTGATAAGATAGCCCTGAAGCTGGTCGGCCCAGAGGGATTTGTGG TGACGGAGGCTGGGTTCGGCGCTGACATCGGTATGGAGAAATTCTTCAACATAAAATGCCGCTACTCCGGCCTGCGGCCTCACGTGGTGGTGCTGGTGGCCACTGTCCGAGCCCTGAAGATGCATGGAGGCGGGCCAACG GTTACTGCTGGGATGGCACTGCCCAAAGAATATGTGGAAGAG AACCTTGAGCTGCTGGAGAAGGGCTGCAGTAACATGAGGAAACAGGTGGAGAATGCCAGGCACTTTGGAGTGCCAGTGGTGGTGGCTGTCAACGCTTTCAA GACGGACACTGAATCAGAGCTGGACCTGATCTGCAGCCTGGCCAAGGAAGTGGGGGCCTTTGATGCGGTGCGCTGCTCTCACTGGGCTGAAGGGGGTGCTGGTGCCGTGGCCTTGGGACAAGCTGTGCAGAGGGCTTCTGAGGCCCCCAGTGACTTCAAGTTCCTCTATGATGTGGAG CTGCCCATTGCGGATAAGATCAGGATCATTGCTCAGAAGATCTATGGAGCTGATGACATAGAGCTGCTGCCAGATGCCCAGCACAAGGTGGCGCTCTACACAAAACAG GGCTTTGGGAATCTGCCCATCTGCATGGCAAAGACCCACCTGTCCCTGTCCCACGAGGCGGATAAGAAGGGCGTGCCCACAGGGTTCATCCTGCCCATCAGAGACATCCGTGCCAGTGTGGGTGCTGGGTTCCTCTACCCTCTGGTTGGCACG ATGCCCACGATTCCAGGGCTGCCCACAAGGCCCTGTTTCTATGACATTGACCTAGACCCTGAGACTGAGCAGGTCAACGGACTCTTCTAA